One stretch of Thermanaerosceptrum fracticalcis DNA includes these proteins:
- a CDS encoding BMP family lipoprotein, giving the protein MFRKSIAILLALLMLVTMVAGCGSSKTEPPKGEAPKTEAPKTPAFKVGMVTDAGTIDDKSFNQGTWEGIQRAGKEFGIETKYLKPGGTTEADYLKEIGNLHDAGYKFIVCPGFKFETAIYQAQDKYKSAKFVLIDGNPHAGDFKAVVKENTVSIFFAEHESGFLAGVATALQLKEGEVGFIGGMEIPPVQKFNWGFQQGIQYANSNFGTKISIKPANVIYQGSFDNVAAGQQLAAQMFDRGVKAIFCAAGGVGIGSINEAKSRAKAGKQVWIVGVDVDQYAEGKYDGEKSVILTSAMKYIDQAAYDMIKAEKEGKFLGGKTLVFNAKNNGVGIPKKNPNLSEDVQKKVADVFAKLQSGSITVSDKQGNLIK; this is encoded by the coding sequence ATGTTTAGGAAAAGCATTGCGATTCTGCTAGCCCTGTTGATGCTGGTAACAATGGTTGCTGGTTGTGGTTCGTCCAAAACGGAACCCCCTAAAGGGGAAGCTCCTAAAACTGAAGCCCCTAAAACCCCGGCTTTTAAGGTTGGTATGGTTACCGATGCTGGTACTATTGATGACAAATCCTTCAACCAGGGTACTTGGGAAGGCATACAGCGAGCAGGTAAGGAGTTCGGGATCGAAACCAAGTACCTGAAGCCTGGTGGAACAACGGAAGCAGACTACCTAAAGGAAATCGGGAATCTTCATGATGCCGGTTACAAGTTTATTGTATGTCCCGGTTTCAAGTTTGAGACGGCAATCTACCAAGCGCAGGATAAGTATAAGAGTGCAAAATTTGTGCTCATCGACGGTAACCCCCATGCTGGGGATTTCAAGGCGGTTGTAAAGGAAAATACCGTTTCCATTTTCTTTGCCGAACATGAGTCCGGTTTCCTGGCGGGTGTTGCCACTGCGCTGCAGCTCAAGGAAGGCGAAGTAGGTTTTATTGGTGGAATGGAAATCCCGCCTGTCCAAAAGTTTAACTGGGGATTCCAGCAAGGTATCCAGTATGCCAACAGCAACTTTGGTACAAAGATTTCTATTAAGCCGGCAAATGTTATCTACCAGGGGAGCTTCGATAATGTAGCTGCAGGTCAGCAACTGGCCGCCCAGATGTTTGACAGGGGTGTCAAAGCTATCTTCTGCGCTGCGGGTGGTGTGGGGATAGGGTCCATCAATGAAGCCAAGTCACGGGCCAAAGCCGGCAAGCAAGTATGGATTGTAGGCGTTGACGTGGACCAGTACGCAGAAGGTAAATATGACGGGGAAAAATCTGTGATCCTCACTTCCGCTATGAAATACATCGACCAGGCTGCTTATGATATGATTAAAGCGGAGAAAGAAGGTAAATTCCTAGGCGGTAAGACTCTTGTTTTCAATGCCAAGAACAATGGCGTGGGTATCCCCAAGAAAAATCCCAATCTCAGCGAGGATGTGCAGAAAAAGGTTGCCGATGTATTTGCCAAGCTGCAATCCGGCAGCATTACGGTTTCCGACAAGCAGGGAAACCTGATTAAGTAA
- a CDS encoding NADH peroxidase — MKKFMCSVCGYVHTGEFAPEKCPQCGAVAEKFTEKAEGRDLNWADEHKIGVAKGLDPEVVQALKDNFTGECTEVGMYLAMSRQADREGYPEIAEAYKRIAFEEAEHAAKFAELLGEIVTADTKTNLTMRVQAEHGACQGKKDLATKAKQLGYDAIHDTVHEMCKDEARHGAAFAGLLKRFFS, encoded by the coding sequence ATGAAAAAATTTATGTGCAGTGTATGTGGTTACGTACATACAGGGGAGTTTGCGCCTGAGAAATGCCCCCAATGCGGTGCTGTAGCTGAGAAATTTACTGAAAAAGCAGAAGGTAGAGATTTAAATTGGGCTGATGAGCATAAAATTGGTGTTGCTAAGGGCTTAGATCCTGAAGTTGTGCAAGCTTTAAAGGACAATTTTACGGGTGAGTGTACAGAAGTTGGAATGTACCTGGCGATGAGCAGACAGGCGGACCGCGAAGGTTATCCCGAAATTGCTGAGGCATATAAAAGAATTGCTTTTGAAGAAGCAGAGCATGCGGCAAAGTTTGCAGAACTGCTGGGAGAGATTGTTACCGCCGATACCAAAACAAATCTGACCATGAGGGTGCAAGCAGAGCATGGTGCCTGCCAGGGCAAGAAGGATCTGGCCACAAAGGCAAAGCAGCTTGGTTACGATGCAATTCATGACACGGTACATGAAATGTGTAAAGATGAAGCACGGCATGGTGCAGCTTTCGCAGGGTTGCTAAAAAGATTTTTTAGTTAA
- the dapA gene encoding 4-hydroxy-tetrahydrodipicolinate synthase: MSKFPRMITAMVTPFKDDLSVDYEGAQKLALYLIESGNDGLVIAGTTGESPTLSLKEKLSLFTAVKEAVGNKGQIIAGTGSNSTADSIYLTQEAEKIGVDGIMAVVPYYNKPNQEGMYQHFKAIATETSLPVMLYNVPGRTGTNLLPETVARLAGIGNIVALKEAAGNLDQVSTLKTLLPEDFLIFSGDDSLTLPMLSVGAYGVVSVAGHLIGNSLKKMIDSYMSGDVHQARVIHQQLFPLFRAIFVTTNPIPVKKALSLLGLPSGKLRLPLVEASAKETETITEALTKLNLI; this comes from the coding sequence ATGAGTAAATTTCCCCGAATGATTACGGCTATGGTGACACCTTTTAAAGATGATTTAAGCGTGGATTATGAGGGTGCACAAAAGTTAGCTCTGTACCTCATCGAATCGGGTAATGACGGTCTTGTTATTGCAGGAACTACTGGGGAATCTCCTACCTTATCTCTAAAAGAAAAATTAAGTCTCTTTACTGCTGTTAAAGAGGCCGTCGGAAACAAGGGGCAGATTATTGCCGGTACAGGGTCTAATTCCACGGCGGACAGTATTTACCTGACACAGGAGGCCGAGAAAATCGGTGTGGACGGGATTATGGCTGTTGTACCTTATTATAATAAACCTAACCAGGAGGGTATGTACCAGCATTTTAAGGCCATAGCGACTGAAACCTCACTTCCCGTCATGTTATATAATGTCCCCGGAAGAACCGGGACAAATTTATTGCCAGAAACTGTGGCCAGACTTGCAGGCATAGGGAACATTGTAGCCTTGAAAGAAGCTGCGGGGAATCTTGACCAGGTCTCCACCCTAAAGACTCTTCTCCCGGAAGATTTCTTAATTTTTAGCGGAGACGACAGCTTAACTCTTCCCATGTTATCTGTAGGTGCTTATGGTGTGGTAAGCGTAGCAGGCCATCTTATAGGAAATTCCCTTAAAAAAATGATTGATTCATACATGAGCGGTGATGTTCATCAGGCTAGAGTTATTCACCAGCAGCTTTTTCCTCTTTTTAGGGCAATTTTTGTGACGACTAACCCTATTCCTGTGAAGAAAGCTTTATCTCTTTTGGGGTTACCTTCAGGTAAGCTGCGCCTCCCTCTGGTTGAAGCTTCAGCAAAAGAAACGGAAACCATAACAGAAGCTTTAACTAAGCTAAATCTTATTTAA
- a CDS encoding response regulator has product MSTEKKVLIVEDSNIVRLEVKRTLEQYGVKVLELVNAEDLFRFPKRYQEVNLIILDITLPGMDGLTALERMRSEQAWAYLPVIILTGRADRVTVQRALKAGAVNYIRKPFTKEGLLERVEGVLGPLVPPEDNREAWTEAELEEQVRNEVKRAQRGGSLLSLLEIRMPDEMRSLPHLKELVNLRNKVKEQLREIDSVFLTRKRNLLLVLPLTGAEGAAVVTEKFRKWFTEQGIQKIDLALVTFPKDGVNEQELLNNLGKKLSG; this is encoded by the coding sequence GTGTCAACAGAAAAAAAGGTTTTGATTGTAGAAGATTCCAACATAGTTCGCCTGGAAGTAAAGCGAACCCTGGAACAGTACGGCGTAAAAGTATTGGAATTAGTCAATGCAGAGGACCTCTTTCGTTTCCCAAAACGCTATCAGGAGGTAAACTTGATTATCCTGGATATCACCCTACCAGGGATGGATGGCCTTACTGCCCTGGAAAGGATGCGTTCCGAGCAAGCGTGGGCCTACCTGCCGGTCATTATACTTACAGGTCGTGCAGATCGGGTCACCGTGCAAAGGGCTTTAAAAGCTGGTGCCGTTAACTACATCCGGAAGCCTTTTACCAAAGAAGGTTTACTGGAACGGGTAGAGGGCGTCCTTGGACCCTTGGTTCCCCCTGAGGATAACAGGGAGGCTTGGACCGAGGCCGAATTAGAAGAGCAGGTCCGCAATGAGGTCAAACGGGCCCAGCGTGGCGGTAGCTTACTCTCTTTACTAGAGATTAGGATGCCGGATGAAATGCGGAGCTTACCCCACTTAAAAGAACTTGTCAACCTCCGGAATAAAGTGAAGGAGCAATTGAGAGAAATAGACTCCGTATTCCTTACCAGGAAACGCAATCTGCTGCTGGTTTTACCGCTTACTGGTGCTGAAGGAGCAGCAGTGGTAACAGAAAAATTTCGCAAGTGGTTTACTGAGCAAGGGATCCAGAAAATAGATTTAGCCCTAGTGACTTTTCCAAAAGACGGTGTTAATGAACAAGAACTCCTAAATAATTTGGGAAAAAAACTGTCTGGCTAA
- the trhA gene encoding PAQR family membrane homeostasis protein TrhA, giving the protein MTNGAFMGFGNNNEKLINRYSLAEEIFNSISHGIGALFSIAALVILVAFASIRGDVWRIVSFSIYGFTLFFLYLSSTLYHSVFHEKSKRVLRVFDHISIYLLIAGSYTPVTLVSMRGTWGWTIFGIIWALAIGGIILKVVNLEKMKYFSIGLYVIMGWLIMIAVKPMLEMIPQGLFTWLLTGGLMYTFGVIFYLWKRIPFNHGIWHLFVLGGSTVHYLGFLFYLAL; this is encoded by the coding sequence ATGACTAACGGCGCCTTCATGGGTTTTGGAAACAATAATGAAAAACTAATAAACAGATATAGTCTGGCAGAAGAAATTTTTAACAGTATAAGTCATGGTATCGGTGCTCTATTTAGTATCGCTGCCCTGGTCATACTCGTTGCTTTTGCAAGTATCCGTGGTGATGTATGGCGAATAGTAAGTTTTAGCATCTACGGTTTTACATTGTTTTTCCTCTACTTATCTTCCACCCTCTATCATAGTGTTTTTCATGAGAAGTCTAAGAGAGTGTTAAGAGTTTTTGACCATATTTCTATTTACTTACTGATAGCCGGCAGCTACACGCCAGTTACACTTGTATCTATGCGAGGCACTTGGGGTTGGACGATTTTCGGCATTATTTGGGCTCTAGCCATAGGAGGAATCATTCTCAAAGTTGTCAATCTGGAGAAAATGAAATATTTTTCTATCGGCCTATATGTCATTATGGGATGGCTAATTATGATAGCTGTTAAGCCTATGTTAGAGATGATACCTCAAGGATTATTTACCTGGTTATTAACAGGTGGCTTGATGTATACCTTTGGTGTAATCTTTTATTTATGGAAAAGGATACCGTTTAATCATGGGATATGGCATTTGTTTGTTTTGGGTGGGAGTACAGTTCATTACTTAGGATTCTTATTTTATTTAGCTTTGTAA
- a CDS encoding M23 family metallopeptidase — translation MSGHNFSYPVQGGVITSDYGLRFHPIEKVQKFHTGIDIAAPTGTPVYAAADGRVKSAGNSGGAYGIRVILSHDGTAETYYSHLSKVHVRAGQRVTRGQLIGEIGTSGKSTGPHLHFDIKLYGAYVDPLAMIGLSGYKVIAGSVDGERLEVLRRVADGKVFVEARKPLEMAGAAVNWHNEDEFLEIITLAGKGKEA, via the coding sequence ATGAGCGGCCACAATTTTTCTTATCCAGTCCAAGGCGGAGTTATTACTTCCGATTACGGATTACGTTTTCACCCTATTGAAAAAGTTCAGAAGTTCCATACAGGTATAGATATTGCGGCTCCTACCGGTACTCCTGTTTATGCGGCTGCAGACGGCAGGGTGAAATCTGCTGGAAACAGCGGTGGGGCATACGGGATTCGTGTTATCTTATCCCATGACGGAACGGCAGAAACATACTATAGCCATTTATCTAAGGTTCACGTAAGAGCTGGGCAAAGAGTTACGAGAGGCCAATTGATTGGAGAAATAGGGACAAGTGGTAAAAGCACAGGTCCCCATCTCCACTTTGATATCAAGTTGTATGGTGCATATGTAGATCCTCTGGCCATGATTGGCTTGTCCGGTTATAAAGTTATCGCCGGTTCCGTGGACGGGGAGCGCCTGGAAGTACTTCGTCGCGTAGCTGACGGCAAAGTGTTTGTGGAGGCTAGAAAGCCTTTGGAAATGGCCGGTGCTGCTGTGAATTGGCACAATGAGGATGAGTTTTTAGAGATCATTACACTGGCGGGAAAGGGAAAGGAGGCGTAA
- a CDS encoding trypsin-like peptidase domain-containing protein encodes MFKDVLPGKWYYSLIERMLKKKAVSGYPDNTFKPEELIKRAEVLSFIEKAQTHEYELIPPLLPSVVTVRAKLKDGRTSLGSGIVLDKDGYIATNCHVVLDGLDPSQEINVILDSLPANINAKVLYGDLGQDIAILKIAADSGLLMPVEFPDEPVKLLDKVFCIGNPLGFTDTVSAGIVSCSKRVIGGNEWIQTDAAINPGNSGGGAFNVKGQFIGLPTFIIVWADEQKTIPVSNIGFISPYYKVAHVYQQAKSGKVAFAGEQVREIVFANLF; translated from the coding sequence TTGTTTAAAGATGTATTGCCTGGAAAATGGTATTATTCTTTGATTGAGCGCATGTTGAAGAAGAAGGCCGTTTCCGGCTATCCGGACAACACTTTCAAGCCGGAGGAATTAATCAAAAGGGCAGAAGTATTATCTTTCATCGAGAAGGCCCAAACCCACGAGTACGAGCTTATTCCTCCTTTGCTGCCGTCTGTGGTAACTGTAAGGGCAAAATTAAAGGATGGACGCACTTCGCTTGGAAGTGGTATCGTCCTTGACAAAGACGGATACATAGCAACTAACTGTCATGTCGTATTAGATGGTCTTGACCCTTCTCAGGAAATAAATGTTATCCTTGATTCTTTGCCGGCCAACATTAATGCGAAGGTCCTTTACGGCGACTTAGGCCAGGATATAGCCATCTTAAAAATTGCTGCCGACTCAGGGCTGCTAATGCCGGTAGAGTTCCCGGATGAGCCAGTAAAGCTCTTGGACAAGGTTTTCTGTATTGGGAACCCCTTGGGCTTTACTGATACTGTGAGCGCGGGGATTGTATCCTGCAGCAAGCGGGTGATTGGTGGAAACGAATGGATTCAAACTGATGCCGCGATTAACCCCGGAAATAGCGGTGGGGGAGCGTTTAATGTAAAAGGGCAATTCATAGGATTGCCAACATTCATAATTGTGTGGGCCGATGAGCAAAAGACTATTCCCGTATCTAATATCGGGTTCATATCTCCTTATTACAAAGTGGCCCATGTATATCAGCAAGCTAAAAGCGGCAAAGTGGCTTTTGCTGGTGAACAAGTTCGCGAAATAGTCTTTGCTAATCTCTTTTAA